The Paenarthrobacter aurescens region CCTGTTATTGGGGGCGGCCATGGGTGTCAGCGGGGCAATCTTCCAGTCGCTGACCCGCAACGCGCTGGGCAGCCCGGATGTGATCGGCTTCAACACCGGCGCCTACACGGGCGCGCTGGTGGTCATCCTGCTGATGGGTGGCAGCTACTTTGCAGTGTCTGCCGGTGCGCTGGTGGGTGGACTGGTGACGGCGGCCTTGGTCTATTTGTTCGCCTACAAAAAGGGCATCCAGGGTTTTCGGCTCATCATTGCCGGCATCGCCGTGAGTGCCATGTTGGCTTCGGTGAACACCTACTTGATCCTCAAGGCATCTTTGGAGCAGGCCATGTCCGCTGCCGTGTGGGGTGCCGGTTCGCTCAATAAGGTCTCGTGGGATCAGGTGCTGCCGGTCGTGACCGTTTTTGTGGTTCTGCTGGTTGCGCTGTCTTTGTACGGCAGGCGGTTGGGGCTCTTGGAAATGGGCGACGACGCCGCCCGCGCCTTGGGTGTTCGGCTGGAAGGTTCCAGGCTGGTCCTGGCAGTTGTTGGAGTGGCCTTGACCGCCATGGTCACCGCAGCTGCCGGGCCGATCGCGTTTGTTTCATTGGCAGCCCCGCAACTGGCGCGGCGACTGACCAGGTCCGCTTCGGTGGGTATGGTTCCGTCGGGTGCCATGGGCGCGTTCCTTTTGGTGGCCAGCGACATCGTGGCGCAGAACCTCTTCGCGCCCATCCAACTACCTGTTGGGGTGGTGACCGTCAGCATTGGCGGCTGCTACCTCGTGTGGCTCCTTGCCCGTGAAGCGAAGCGGCAATGAGTGAAGAACTGAAGGAGATTGCTGTGACTGATGTGGTGGCTGCTGCTTTTGGTGCGTTGTCCGGGCCCGTCCGAGGAATCGGTTCGCGGCTCCACGCCGAGAATGTGAGCCTTGGCTACTCCGGCCGCACGGTGTCACAGGCGCTTGATGTGCGCATTCCCGATGGTGAGTTCACGGTGATCGTGGGCCCGAATGCCTGCGGAAAGTCGACGCTCCTGCGCGCGCTGTCACGGCTGCTGGAGCCCACATCGGGGTCTGTGCTTTTGGACGGCAAAAGCATCTCAGCCTACGGGGCCAAGGAAGTAGCCCGACGGTTGGGACTCCTGCCGCAAACCTCCATAGCGCCCGACGGAATTACCGTGGCGGACCTGGTTGCCCGGGGGCGCTACCCGCACCAGAAATTGCTTCGTCAGTGGTCCGAGGCTGATGAGGCCGCAGTAGTTGATGCGCTGGAGGCCACCAACGTGACTTCACTGTCCGGCCGCTTGGTGGATGAGCTCTCCGGAGGTCAGCGGCAACGCGTGTGGGTGGCCATGGTTCTTGCCCAGCAAACCCCATTGCTGCTTTTGGATGAACCCACCACATTCCTGGATATCGCGCACCAGATTGAGCTCCTGGAACTGTTCCGGCGGCTCAATCGCGAAGGCAACACCCTGGTGGCCGTGCTCCACGATCTCAACCATGCCTGCCGCTACGCCACGCACCTGATTGCCATGAAGGACGGGGCGGTGGTCGCGGAGGGTCGCCCAGCCGATGTAGTCACGGCCGAGTTGGTGGAGCACGTGTTCGGCTTGCCGTGCATCGTGATCGAGGACCCCGTGAGCCACACACCGCTGGTGATCCCGCTGGGGACTTGATTCCCTGCGAGGTGGTCTAGGCGCTACTTCGCCCCCAGCAACTCCTCCCGACTCCGCTCCGTTTCCTCCCGCAGGCCCTGCACGACGGCGGCTACCGCGGGGCGGCGCATGGAGTCCGGGCGGAGGACCATCCAGTAGGGGAGGAGCTCGGCGAAGTCGGCTGGCAGGAGGCGCACCAGATCCGGGTGCCGGTCGGCCATGAAGCACGGCAGGAACCCCACTCCTGCGCCGGCGCGGGTGGCTTCCACATGGACGAACACGTTGGTTGAACTCAGTCCGTCGCGCATGGTGGGGACCAGCCTGCGGGGAGCATCGAGGTCATCTACCTGGAGCATCGAATCCACGAAGTACACGAGCTGATGCTGCGTGAGTTCCTCGATGCTGGCCGGTGTTCCGTTGTCAGCCAGGTAGGCCCGTGAGGCGTACATTCCCAAACGGTACTCACCCAGGCGGATCGCTTCGGCCCGGTGCACCTGCGGCGTCCCTACCACCACTTCGATGTCCAGGCCCGAGCGCTGTTGCAAGGCCCTGCGCGTCACGGTGACAATCTCCACGCTGAGGCCAGGGTGCTCGCGTCGAAGCCGTGCCACGGCCGGTGCCGCGATGTAGGCGCTGAAACCATCGGTTGCGGTCATGCGAACGACGCCGGTAATCGGGTCTGGTGCGCGGTCGCTCGGCCCCAGCGCACCCACCGCAGCTTCGATCCGTTCCGCGACCAACACGGCTTCCGCACCCAATTCCGTCACTTCCCAACCACCGGCGGCACGTGCGAGGACCCGGCCTCCCAAGGACTTCTCCAGTGCCGCTATCCTGCGCGAAACGGTGGTGTGGTTCAGTCCCAAGGCTTGTGCCGCCGTCGTGAATTTTCCTGAACGTGACACGGCGAGCAAGATGAGGAGGTCATCGGGGTTCGGTTTCATATCTGCAATTCTGCACACGTAGGGTGCCGCTTTGGTCATTGAGCGCAAAAGAATCTGCAGCAATACTCAGTGGAGCATTTCGTGTTGTGGATCACATCACGTTCACAAGGGTCGAAGAGGACACTGAGGAGATGGATATGAGCGTAGAGCAGCGCTCCGCATCAAAAGCAGGGAAAGCCGGCGAAGGTTCCGGACTCAAGAAAATTGTGGCTGCCTCCATGGTGGGCACCGTAGTGGAGTGGTACGAGTTCTTCCTCTACGCCACGGCCGCCACCTTGGTTTTCGGCAAGTACTTCTTCCCCAGCACAGGCAATGAACTGGACGGCATCA contains the following coding sequences:
- a CDS encoding LysR family transcriptional regulator, which encodes MKPNPDDLLILLAVSRSGKFTTAAQALGLNHTTVSRRIAALEKSLGGRVLARAAGGWEVTELGAEAVLVAERIEAAVGALGPSDRAPDPITGVVRMTATDGFSAYIAAPAVARLRREHPGLSVEIVTVTRRALQQRSGLDIEVVVGTPQVHRAEAIRLGEYRLGMYASRAYLADNGTPASIEELTQHQLVYFVDSMLQVDDLDAPRRLVPTMRDGLSSTNVFVHVEATRAGAGVGFLPCFMADRHPDLVRLLPADFAELLPYWMVLRPDSMRRPAVAAVVQGLREETERSREELLGAK
- a CDS encoding ABC transporter ATP-binding protein, translating into MSEELKEIAVTDVVAAAFGALSGPVRGIGSRLHAENVSLGYSGRTVSQALDVRIPDGEFTVIVGPNACGKSTLLRALSRLLEPTSGSVLLDGKSISAYGAKEVARRLGLLPQTSIAPDGITVADLVARGRYPHQKLLRQWSEADEAAVVDALEATNVTSLSGRLVDELSGGQRQRVWVAMVLAQQTPLLLLDEPTTFLDIAHQIELLELFRRLNREGNTLVAVLHDLNHACRYATHLIAMKDGAVVAEGRPADVVTAELVEHVFGLPCIVIEDPVSHTPLVIPLGT
- a CDS encoding iron chelate uptake ABC transporter family permease subunit; translation: MMRTDLATPVRQAPAIDFGRRTLAVRRFGGRVSLRFDVRTLVVTAVLVTAALALAVVALGLGEFSVAVPDVVSALLGQSSGAVHMVVVEWRLPRVLLALLLGAAMGVSGAIFQSLTRNALGSPDVIGFNTGAYTGALVVILLMGGSYFAVSAGALVGGLVTAALVYLFAYKKGIQGFRLIIAGIAVSAMLASVNTYLILKASLEQAMSAAVWGAGSLNKVSWDQVLPVVTVFVVLLVALSLYGRRLGLLEMGDDAARALGVRLEGSRLVLAVVGVALTAMVTAAAGPIAFVSLAAPQLARRLTRSASVGMVPSGAMGAFLLVASDIVAQNLFAPIQLPVGVVTVSIGGCYLVWLLAREAKRQ